One Cryptomeria japonica chromosome 9, Sugi_1.0, whole genome shotgun sequence genomic window carries:
- the LOC131053081 gene encoding uncharacterized protein LOC131053081 yields MNEDRSLWDACKTDMQGEIVKLQDRLDFAVNERKVLEKRYEELENELKEFNDINKELQNKIIEDGFLFDACKNHEKKCTILREEKRSLQKKLKECDERIRELNVKFGLSGNCKENLEGKVAGLVDENMITSPEHDELCNHLTDEKYMLEHKLNECNGRKNKLHAKMNEYNDNKTSKADFNISVTKSNV; encoded by the exons ATGAATGAAGATAGATCCTTATGGGATGCTTGTAAGACAGATATGCAAGGTGAAATTGTAAAGCTACAAGATAGGCTTGATTTTGCAGTTAATGAAAGAAAAGTGTTGGAGAAGAGATATGAGGAATTGGAAAATGAGTTGAAAGAGTTTAATGATATAAATAAGGAAttacaaaataaaattattgaagatGGATTTTTGTTTGATGCTTGTAAG AATCATGAAAAAAAGTGCACTATACTGAGAGAAGAAAAGAGAAGCTTGCAGAAAAAACTGAAAGAATGCGATGAAAGGATCAGAGAATTAAATGTAAAATTTGGCTTGTCGGGTAATTGTAAGGAAAATTTGGAAGGCAAAGTTGCAGGTCTGGTTGATGAAAATATGATAACGAGTCCGGAGCATGATGAATTGTGCAACCATTTAACAGATGAAAAATATATGCTGGAACATAAGTTGAATGAATGCAATGGCAGGAAGAACAAATTGCATGCAAAGATGAATGAATACAATGATAATAAAACTTCTAAGGCAGATTTTAACATCTCTGTTACAAAGAGTAATGTTTGA
- the LOC131858252 gene encoding uncharacterized protein LOC131858252, which yields MKENLEFPLINVYGPTKTIAKPHVWNVLSNKIYDLRSDRIVVVRDFNALPNLDEKKGGLRMSNKVMEDFRNFVAQNHLIDVVPKNGLFTWTNRRANFQHISERLDRHLIGELWMESSFQVEASILPISLSDHFPVELKLSEAPSQGSNNFKFLSMWRRDGEFISHLEQWWKESNIFRGTPSYSFVKRLKFLKEKIKVWNKDTFQNIFAERDRVEEELSLLNSITFTSEMSNDAYHKEINLKKELAEILFREEIYWHDKSREL from the coding sequence ATGAAGGAGAATTTGGAATTTCCTTTAATAAATGTTTATGGGCCTACAAAAACTATAGCTAAGCCTCATGTTTGGAATGTTCTTTCAAACAAAATTTATGATCTGAGGAGTGATAGGATAGTTGTGGTACGCGATTTTAATGCTTTGCCTAATTTAGACGAGAAGAAGGGAGGCTTGAGAATGTCAAATAAGGTTATGGAAGATTTCCGCAATTTTGTTGCACAGAATCATTTGATTGATGTTGTTCCGAAGAATGGTCTATTTACATGGACTAATCGAAGGGCCAATTTCCAACATATTTCGGAAAGATTGGACAGACATCTCATTGGAGAATTATGGATGGAGTCGTCTTTTCAGGTAGAGGCATCCATTCTCCCAATATCTCTATCAGATCATTTTCCTGTGGAGCTTAAGTTGAGTGAGGCTCCATCTCAAGGAAGCAACAATTTCAAATTTTTGAGCATGTGGCGGAGAGATGGTGAGTTCATTTCACATCTCGAGCAATGGTGGAAAGAGAGTAATATATTTAGGGGAACCCCGAGTTATAGCTTTGTGAAAAGATTGAAATTCTTAAAGGAGAAGATTAAAGTTTGGAACAAAGATACTTTTCAAAATATATTTGCAGAAAGAGATCGAGTTGAGGAAGAACTATCTTTATTAAATTCTATCACTTTCACTTCTGAGATGTCTAATGATGCGTATCACAAAGAAATAAATCTTAAGAAGGAATTGGCAGAAATACTTTTTAGAGAGGAAATATATTGGCATGATAAATCCAGAGAGTTATAG
- the LOC131858253 gene encoding uncharacterized protein LOC131858253: MEMEQVWNLKESSSHYQGAKSVDRKKVKWSPPPPKWKKLYFDGASRANPRLSEFGALVRDEKGSLVGETCGPIGISSTNVAEITALEEGLKWVSSNGVSKVMREGDSQVILSTINEKGFTNWWLNTWIPRINCLLQKLTDYHFHHIYREGNQVADFLTNQGIVETLPIVMSMADAGNRDF, encoded by the coding sequence ATGGAGATGGAGCAAGTATGGAATTTGAAAGAGAGTAGTAGTCACTATCAAGGTGCTAAGTCAGTTGATCGAAAGAAAGTCAAGTGGTCACCTCCCccacccaaatggaaaaaactatATTTCGATGGAGCTAGTCGAGCAAATCCTAGATTATCTGAGTTTGGTGCACTAGTTAGAGATGAGAAGGGTAGCCTAGTAGGGGAAACATGTGGACCTATTGGAATTTCATCTACTAACGTAGCAGAAATCACTGCTTTAGAGGAAGGTTTGAAATGGGTCTCATCTAATGGAGTTTCAAAGGTAATGAGAGAGGGTGACTCTCAAGTCATCCTAAGCACGATCAACGAAAAAGGATTTACGAATTGGTGGCTAAACACATGGATCCCAAGGATAAACTGTTTGCTTCAAAAGTTGACGGATTATCATTTTCACCACATTTATCGTGAGGGAAATCAAGTGGCGGATTTTCTTACAAACCAAGGCATTGTTGAGACTCTGCCAATAGTCATGTCAATGGCAGATGCAGGTAACAGAGATTTTTAG